GGCGCTCGGCGTGATCAACATCATCACCCGCAGGCCGAACGGCCCCACGAAGGTCTTCCTGCGCTCTTCCGGCGGCAGCCTGCACTCCGTCGAGACGGCCGAAGCCGTCGAGAGCGCCGCCGGCCCTCTGGCCTACCGCGCGAGCCACAGCTTCCGCTATCAGGACGGCTTCCCTTACGCCGACGGACGCGGACGGGGGAACGACCACCTCCGCGGCCACAAGGCGAACATCCGGACGCTGTGGAGCGGGAGCGCGGGGACGACCCTCGAGTTCTTCACCGGCGGGTCCTGGACCGACAGCGGGCTGAAGGCCGAGCCCCGCGGCCAGAGCCACTACGCCCAGGACTTCGAGATGCTCAAGCTCTCCCAGAAGCTCGGGGATCGCTCGACCGTCGAGGTTCTGGGCTCCCGGAACAACTACATCCAGACGATCTCCCCCGCCGTCGTCCTGCACGAGGGCGAGATCCAGGCGCTTCAGTACGACGCCGAGATCCTCCACCGCCTTTCCTGGTGGGACGACCGCCTCGCCACGACCTATGGGCTCAACCATCGCCACGTCCGCACGAACTCGGTCTACTATTTCGGCTCGTCGACGCCCGAGGAACACCTCACGAACGGCTACTTCAACCAGTCGATCCAGTTCTCGGAGAAGCTCGCGCTGACCGGAGGGGTTTCCGTCGAGCACTGCAACATCGGCAGCGGCGGGACGCAGCCCAACTACCAGGTCGCGCCCATCTGGACCCCGGTCCCCGACCACTCCCTGCGGGCCTCCTACTCCGTCGCGCACACCATCCCCGTGATCTACGCGACCGACGCCCATCAACTCCTGGCCGACGGAGGGCTCTTCGGCAGGAGCCCCGAGCTCAAGCCGCAGACGGCGGCCTCCTACGAAGCGGGCTATCGGGGAACGGCGAACGAGAAGCGCCTGCAGATGAACGCCAGTCTCTATTACACCGAGATCCACGACATCGACACCTTCGCCACGAGCACGAACGATCCCGCGTACGCGTACGTCCTCAGCTTCAACAACAAGGAACGCGCCATCGCGCGCGGCGTGGAGACCGAGCTGAGATATCGCTTCAGCGCGAGCCGGTCCGTCTATCTCAACTACACCTACGAGCACATCTCGGACTGGAAGAACAACACGACCGAGGTGACCCGGAACACCCCCGCGCACAAGGTGAACTTCGGAGGGATCGCGGCGCTGGGCGGAGGGTTCACGGGGACGCTGAACGTCGGCTACAAGGACGCCTACCTCACGTCCTCGACCTCGCGCAGCGTGACCGGGGCCGTCCCCTCCCATTGGCGGCTGGACGCGCGCCTCGCCTACGCGCTGCCCGGAAGGGAGAAGATCAAGCTCTTCGCGGCCGGCCAGAACCTGCTTCAGCCCGAACGGGTGGAGTTCGCCGACGGACTCACGACGCCCCGCACCTTCCAGGGCGGCGTCTCGATCGAGTTCTAGGCCGTCTCGCCGAACTCGGCGGGGACCTTCGCGTAGACGAGCCGGACCTTCTCAGCCCTCAGGAGCGCGAGCAGTTCGCGTTCCTGCTCCCCCGTGACGATGAACTCCACCTCGACGGCGAGGTCGCCGGCGAGCTCATAGAAGTGCTGCTCGTGCAGGACCCCGTGGCGGCCGAAGCCGGCGATGGCGCGGAACGCCGAGCCGCCCTGCAGGCCCAGCCCCTTCCCCTTCTGAAGCAGCCATTCGTAGAGCACGGCGCTCCCGTGCTTGCGGGACTCGTGCATGTAGAAGCGCAGATAGGACGCCTTCATGTGCCCCTCCGGGACAGCCAGCCGACGGCGGCCATCCCCGCGAACGTCATCGCGACCGAGCCGAACAGGTGCGCCCCGACGAGCAGCGAGGTCCACCCGTACTGCCGGCGCAACAGCAGCGTCGCCGTCTCCGCCGAGAA
The window above is part of the Elusimicrobiota bacterium genome. Proteins encoded here:
- a CDS encoding TonB-dependent receptor, which produces MNKTLLPTAFTLVLGLLSPGTARAATLEEDMLFFSEEAKVVTASRREQPLQTVPMAADVITSEEIEASGATSLWDLMRFRAGMDVLNGRSVDAQRGIVAIRGFPQEYVHNIQVLLDGRSVYEPIDGGAYWEELPVQMQDIERIEIIRGPNAALYGSGAALGVINIITRRPNGPTKVFLRSSGGSLHSVETAEAVESAAGPLAYRASHSFRYQDGFPYADGRGRGNDHLRGHKANIRTLWSGSAGTTLEFFTGGSWTDSGLKAEPRGQSHYAQDFEMLKLSQKLGDRSTVEVLGSRNNYIQTISPAVVLHEGEIQALQYDAEILHRLSWWDDRLATTYGLNHRHVRTNSVYYFGSSTPEEHLTNGYFNQSIQFSEKLALTGGVSVEHCNIGSGGTQPNYQVAPIWTPVPDHSLRASYSVAHTIPVIYATDAHQLLADGGLFGRSPELKPQTAASYEAGYRGTANEKRLQMNASLYYTEIHDIDTFATSTNDPAYAYVLSFNNKERAIARGVETELRYRFSASRSVYLNYTYEHISDWKNNTTEVTRNTPAHKVNFGGIAALGGGFTGTLNVGYKDAYLTSSTSRSVTGAVPSHWRLDARLAYALPGREKIKLFAAGQNLLQPERVEFADGLTTPRTFQGGVSIEF
- a CDS encoding DUF190 domain-containing protein — translated: MKASYLRFYMHESRKHGSAVLYEWLLQKGKGLGLQGGSAFRAIAGFGRHGVLHEQHFYELAGDLAVEVEFIVTGEQERELLALLRAEKVRLVYAKVPAEFGETA